CGTACCGAGTTTCACGCCGCCGTAGAAGCGCACCACGACGACCATCACGCGATCCACGCCCTGACCCTCGATGGCCCGCAGGATCGGCGCGCCCGCCGTGCCGCCCGGCTCGCCGTCGTCATTGAAGCGGTACGCACCCCCGATGCGGTACGCCCAGCAGTGGTGCGTGGCGTCCGGGTAGCGCGCCCGCAGCGCCGCCAGCTGCGCCAGCGCGTCCTCGGGCGTGTCGGCGCGGTCCGCGAAGGTCAGGAACTCGCTGTTCTCGATCACCGCATCGAAGCGGTGAGGTCCGGCCAGGGTCGTGAACGGCGCGGGCAGTTCGGTGTCCGCCACGGTCAGAGCAGGCCCCGCCCGGCCAGCACGGCCCGCGCGTGCCACATCGCCAGGCTGCTCGACCCGTCGAGGATCTCCCCGGCGTCCAGGCGGCGGTACGCCTCGGCCAGCGGCACGACCACGCGCTCGATGGTCTCGGTGTCCTCGTGGTGCATGTCGCCCAGCGTGACGCCCAGCGCCAGGAACGGGTAGAAGATCACGCCGCTGATGCTCGGCTGCGGGTAGAAGCCGGGCAGCGGCACCCACTCGGCCGCCACGCCCCCCACCTCCTCGTGCAGTTCCCGCTGCGCCGCCGCGAGGAGGTCCTCGCCGCGTTCCACGCCGCCCGCGACGACCTCGGTGACGGTCGCGCGCAGCGGGTAACGGTACTGGCGG
This region of Deinococcus sp. JMULE3 genomic DNA includes:
- a CDS encoding YigZ family protein, yielding MADTELPAPFTTLAGPHRFDAVIENSEFLTFADRADTPEDALAQLAALRARYPDATHHCWAYRIGGAYRFNDDGEPGGTAGAPILRAIEGQGVDRVMVVVVRFYGGVKLGTGGLARAYGGGAAECLRTAERLEVRPRRTVRVAVPFDAVSGLYHLLGTWDVTRGEEAYTAGGVELDVHLYPEDAGAFAAALRDATRGAAVTDLD
- a CDS encoding NUDIX hydrolase, which translates into the protein MIHPNWAALVEDDTQPWQTLESRQIVSGFRTVFEDRVRLPSGVETTYQYRPRGPRAVFVLPVTAQGEAVLIRQYRYPLRATVTEVVAGGVERGEDLLAAAQRELHEEVGGVAAEWVPLPGFYPQPSISGVIFYPFLALGVTLGDMHHEDTETIERVVVPLAEAYRRLDAGEILDGSSSLAMWHARAVLAGRGLL